DNA sequence from the Oncorhynchus clarkii lewisi isolate Uvic-CL-2024 chromosome 9, UVic_Ocla_1.0, whole genome shotgun sequence genome:
GTTCGACAGAGAGGCTGCGTTCTGTGAGGACAGAATTTGTCAATCGGGTGTCAGGACCTGTGCTCGACAGTTTATTGGACAGGCTTCTGCAATGGGAAGTTCTCAATGAACTTGAAATGGAGACCGTGAAGGTGATTCCCGAGAGAGCATAGAAGGACCGGGAAGTCATAGCCATGGTGCTGAGGAAATGAGCTGCTTCGTGTTTGCTAATGAAAACCCATCTGATTGAACTGGACCCCTTGTTATGCGCAATGATTGGTGTCCGCTGAAACATTATTGTAGTATGAGGCATTGATGAGCATGACCAATGATGTCTGTGTTCAATAATACATTTGGTCTGCATTTATTGATAATTTTGGAATTAGGGTGTAAGGcttatcatttttttttatcattcaGCATACATGTAACCGCAATAGACATCGTCTTGAGCACTCTTTGATAAGCAAACAATGTTTGTCAGGTTCACGCGCTTGCCCTAACACTTTTCCTACAGTTATTCAAATACACCATGTAACATGAACTAGTGCCAGTACCGTGCAGTCACATATTCTATATGACATGATAATTTCCTCCATGATAATGAGTAAGTGATGCTTCAACCATAATAGCTAATAATTTTCACTGTGAACATTCAACGccatatgtatttggacagtgaagtcAAAATGTTAAATTTAGCtgtatactccagcattttgtaTGGCTTACGGCCATTCAAAATGACAATCGGAATTGTATATTACTGACTGTGGGTTATACTAAAGTAGTGGAATATTACCATATACTGTAAAGCAAGACAAGAATACATTGTCATTTCAGGTGATATACGTGAAAAAGACAGTACTCACCTTGGTGACAGATATCTTAATGTTATGTACAGTTTTACCAAGTATAACTTGTcattttaattttcaatacatctTTGGAACAGGAAGGATATTGTTGTTTAGAAATGTAGCAGAATCATTCTATATCATGTTAGTAGtgtcaggaatcaaggtaagacccagatgcagactgtcgaAGTAACACTGTTTATGGTTGAAAACAGAGGCAGGCAAAGACAGGCAGGGGTCTAAAATCTAGGGTatggcaaaggtacaggacagggacaggcagagaagtcaggcgggcaggtacagggtcaggacaggcaatggTCAAAAACCAGAAGAACAAGAAAAACAGAGACTGGGGAAAAACCAGGAGTTGACAAGAAAAccgctggtaagcttgacaaacgAGATGAACCGGCAACAAACAGAACAcatgtataaatacacaggggataattgggaagatgggcgacacctggaggggagtggagacaatcacaaggacaggtgaaacagatgagGGCGTGACAAGTAGTTTGGAGTCAGTATCTAAAATTTCTGTGTATCTAAAATCACTATTTCAGTTATGCTCATTCACAGTGTGGTTTGCTTTTAGACCAGTGTGATATTATTTCACTTCAGCTGCAGTTAATTTCCCATAATACATTTAGACGTTTAAAACCTAACTGGGTTGTTCCACGAAATGTGTCTTTtacgtccctttgatattttaagtagaaatggtGTGCAAATAATggattttaaaagcctgttatttaaaatgaagtgccctttaaccTATTTAATCGGTGACCGTAAATTTTGTTTTTTCAGTTATAAGGCTCTAAAAATGTTACTGAATGATCTATCAATGCATTTCCAGCAAATAATAAAGGGTCTCGATGAATGATGTGCAGTGTCACATGATTAGTGTAAATTGTCACATGACCAGAGCTGTTTACTTCCTGGTTGCACCATGAGAAGAGAATGACTGCATCAAAGTTCCCAAACAAAAGGTTAGTAAAGTATGTTAAAATAAAGTTAGGACAAATAGTTTTGGTACACATCATCTTTAAGGTGTCTAGTTTTGATATATGCATTTGCAATTACTCAAATTTGTTCAGTGTGATCATAGAATGTGTAAACGTGTTGACGGCAACAATAGTGACCGGCGGGATAACAGTGCATCTAGGTATACACATACATAGGTAAAACAAGAACTAACTTTCTACTCTGTTCTTTCTTTTAGTTTGACTTTGAGTCCAGTTCTGGATATGTTGGATCTAGGTGACTGCCCAGACAAGGCATGCAACATTGCAGTTATCCCTCAAAATGAGAAAGATGCTGTCCTACGGTGATTGTGATAGCGATGGGTCAGATATGGACTATGGACAGGCCATTTGCCAGCCAGGCTGTTGAATGCATATGCGGAACCTATGCAAACAAATCATGACAGGAACAATGATGACCCCCCCCATCCACAATCATCCCCACCCCCCTCCATTGCTGGTAATGAAGGGCCAAGGGCCTCTACCCGCCAGAGGGTCCAGTCAGAAGAGCCAAGGGCCTCTCTCTACAAGCCATAGGGTTCAGCCAGAAGTGCCAAGGGAAAAGCTGCAGGTGGTCAAAAATAAAGATTGAGTGTTCAAACGATCGAAGAGACCTGCCACTGATGTAATTCCAAAACACATAGTATACAGGCCAAATATGCAAAAGTTTGGCACGAAACCACTGAGCCACGGAAGGAGATCTTTACTGGCTGCTACTGTTGAAGATCAGGCAAGATATGACAAAGCTTCTCACTGGCCAATCAACACGATGCACCGGTTCCAGAGAAGTCGTCACTGTGACAAACGTACTGCCTGTGCATGTGAGAAATGCAAAGTCCCACTGCATATTGAGTGCTTCAAGATATACCATGGAAAGTAGAAAAGGAGATAAGACCGAATAGAAAAGTCGAtaaagggtgaggagaagcagtacaaCGGACTCTAGGAAGAAAAGCACTCATTGTCTCGTATAAGCACTCATTggccagtatatatatatatatatatatataattgtattttgttcagtgtaggcctCTACTTGAATGCATATTCTACAGGCTACCTCTATCCTATATGTTACCTTTATGTTCAGTGGGAATGAATCACACGACTGCTATACAGTTGTTAGTGAATGTTGCACTAAAATGTCACAATGACAATGTTACAATGAATATTGCACTGAAGTACAAGTTCAAATGATACAATAAAGTTACAATATTAATGTTTTAGTACATGTTGCACTAAAGTAACAATGTTGAAATACATTGATGGTTGTTGTCTTTTTGTCTTTGCTCTCAGTATTCATATCGTGTTGTATAAGGGTTTTTGATGTGTAAAATAGTCACACAAGAATGTGACGGGGCATTCTAGTGGCAATGCTGGGGACAGCCAGTGACAGAGTTTTACATGTGTAATAACTGGGTTGGGATTTATAAGAACTTTGATAACTACATACGAGAAATATGTTAATTCAGTATACGTAACATTATCCCACCGGTCACAATTGTGACTGACCATAAAACACACCTTTTCACCTAAAAATAATGATTGATTACCTCAAAGGGTTACTAATGACacttgatttggatattttcatGTCTGGGAAAATTCTTGGATCAAATGggttaatatagaccacatggaaaatTCAATACATTGATTTTTAATATTGTTTtttcaaattaaaataaatggaATCGGGCTACGTACAGGCAAAATcacagaggaaaacctggttcagtctgctttccaacagacactgggagacaaattcacctttcagcaggacaataacctaaaacacatgcCCAGACAAACACTGGAGCTGCTAACCAAGACACGATGCCCAGGTAGGTGTAAACATCCTGCTTGAAAGACAGCTGGCACTTGACCCCCGTGGCCCGGATGACTGCGTCCAGCCTCATCACCTCGGTTTTTGTCCATGAAGTCCTTATTATAGGAACAGATGACGTACTTGCTGTCAGACTTGGGGTCACACAGGTtcaccttggtcagggagatctTCCCTTCCACGGCTGCTCTGGCCACACACTCACAGGCATGGTCCACCTTGAAGCCTGAGTCCAGGTGCATCAGTCCCTTCCCGGTGAGCACCCTGTGGTTCCTTCACAATCTGGAAGGTGACATGTCTCCCGCTGTCCAACAGGCTCTCCCAGCTCTCCTGTAGTCCAGTGATGTCCCCAGTGGCAGGTCAGTGGTCCAGGCCCAACACAGAAATCCACCCCACAGGGCCCTTACCGCCCTCCTCGTCCCCGAAGCGGCCCACCTGGGATGGCTTGTTGGTCTCCAGCCAGCCGTCAAACTCAGCTCTGGGTGTTTTGCGGGAGTTGAATACGATCCAGGGATCCATGGCTCTCGGCGGAGAGTGGCTCTTTGTTCTCCacctctgtcccctcccctgcGACATCTTCCTCCACCTGAACCTCCTCCATGGTGGAATCTCAACAAGGGGTTCCAGTGGTGGGTTCTCAGCAATGGTCAAAACGGATGCACAATTTCCCTGTCGATAAGCATAAAGTTAGTTTGAGTGGGAAATGTTTTAAAACCCTGTTCACAAGAACTGCCTTGCAGTCAGTCATTCCCCAGCATGCATGCAAGGAGTTCATGCAACCAAAGATAGAAGCTGTTATGCCCTAGCTTTTTTTGCCAGCCAGCTAGCTCGACGTTGGCATGAAAATTATGTTGTTTAGAAATTGCGTGGTATTTAtattgtacactgaacaaaaatataaacgcaacgtgcaacaatttctaagattttactgagttacagttcatataaggaaatcagtcctttaaataaataaatgaggccgTAATCTAGGCCCCCATGTGTGGGCCTGGGAGGCCACAGGCCTACCACTTGAGAGCCAGGCCGACCCACTgttaagccaggcccagccaatcagaatgagcttTTACCCACTAAAGgaatttattacagacagaaatacttctcaGCACCGCCTCAAActatcctgcaggtgaagaagccgggctggcgtggttagacttggtctgcggttgtgagctcggttagacgtactgccaatTCTCTAAAAACGACATTGGATGGcggcttattgtagagaaattaacattaaattatctgaaaacagctctggtggatattcctgcagtcagcattccaactACATGctacctcaacttgagacatctgtggcattgtgttctttgacaaaactgcacattttagagtggctgtttattgcccccagcacaaggtccacctgtgtaatgattatgccgtttaatcagcttcttgatataacacacctgtcaggtgggtggaaGGAGAAAGTGTCacagtgatgtaaacaaatttgtgcacaacatttgagagaaataaactatcccttacaaaaaaagacagtaactagtgtgcagtaactgcagtcgactgtgtTATTTTGAACGCAGCATTTGTAGCATCCTGCAGTTTTACTGCATTCTAACTAGAGTTACCCTACAGTGTAATGCAGTTATACTACAATCTTTTTTCGTAAGGGTTTTGTGTGTATGGGCAATTTCTGGGatcctttatttcagctcatgaaatatgggaccaacaatttacatgttgcgtttatatttttgttcagtatacatgcaTGAACATAGAACAACTTATAATTGCTATAATAATGAAATGTTTTCCTTTGCCGAGAGGTTTTATATGCCAGCTAACAAGTCTAGGGGGTAGCTGACCGCCTAGCAATGTTTCTGCTCAAGCCTCCATCTTGATTTAAATGTCGCTCGCAAAACTTTATTGAAACACCCCGAATGCAAAATAGCTTAGCTTAGCTATAGTAGCTTGGCTAACGTTATCTAGTAGAAAACGAGCAAAGTAAAAGTTGGGTGATGGGCTTTTAACTGTTTGTCACGTTGAGCCTGCAATGTTGGATTTTATCTCAACGCGACAGTACTTTGATAATGCAACaatctgtgtttgtttgttatttCTCACACGAGTGCTGTCCATTTGACCAGAGTGCATGCTAGAAGAATCCGACGGAACGTGAGACCCTGCGGAACATCTCGAGAAGGCTACGtgctaggctagctagctagctagctacctacctacccatTTGGGTGCGGGTTGGAGGGACATATAATAACAAAATATCGAAGATTGTTTTAAGTTAAACAGTTCATAAAATAATGCCCAGCAAAAAGAAGAAATACAATGCGAGATTCCCCCCGGTAAGTAGTTACGCTTTGCTTGCTAAGCTGATAGCtaattagctaactaacttaATGATCTAAATCTGTGgaatgctagctagcttgctaactttAGATCAACAGTGCACCCATTAATATGATTTGTTCTAGGTATGTTGCTAGCTAGTTAGTAGACAAGAAGATAAAGCTAGTTAGCTGGATAACTTTGTAGTTAACAATGCGTATCTACAACTCTAGCTATCTAACTAATGGTAACGTTAGCTACCTAAGCTAGCCATCCAGCCACTTGGGAGGGTGGCTATTAAAAAGGCATTGCTAGCTTAGTTTGTTCATTGTTGTTATTAAGTTTGCCAGCTGTACTAACTGATAGACGAGATTTAGTTATTGACCTAAACAAGTATTAGTTAGCCTGTTAGCTAGGCCTGCTAGGGGGTTGTATCATTCAGAATAAGTGAGACATGATCGGGAAAATTGGAGGATGTGGCTAGCGTTGTAAATGCTTGCCAGATACTAGCATAAGTTGTCAACAAACCAATCCGCCTAGGAATGtcatgatacactacatgaccaaaggtatgtggacacctgctcgtcaaacatctaattccaaaatcatggtcattaatatggagttggtcccccccttttctgccataacagcctccgctcttcttggaaggctttccactagatgttgtaatattgctgtggggacttgcttccattcagccacaaggatTAGTGAGGatagcgattaggcctggctcgcagtcggcgttccaattcatcccaaagatattcaatggggttgaggtcagggctctgcaggccagtcaagttcttccacaccgatcaacaaaccatttctgtattgacctcgctttgtgcacctcaggcattgtcatgctgaaacagttgccacaaagttggaagcacagaatcgtctagaatgtcattgtatgctgtagcgctaagatatcccttcactggaactaaggctgcatagtccgaaccatgaaaaacagcccgagaccattattcctcctctaccaaactttacagttagcactatgcattggggcaggtaacgttctcctggcGTCCTCCAAATCCaaatttgtccgtcagactgcaagctgttgaagcgtgattcatcactccagagaacgtgtttccaatgctccagagtccaatggcggcgagctttacaccaccagccaactcttggcattgcgcatggtgatcttaggcttgtgtgcagttgcttggccatggaaactcatttcatgaagctcccgactaacacttcttgtgctgacgttgcttccagaggccatttggaactctgtagtgacaAATTTTACCCGCTAGAGCACTCAATGGCTCTTTCTGTGAGATTGTGcggtctaccacttcgcggctgagccgttgttgctccttttCAATTCACAATAaccgcacttacagttgactggagcAGCTCCTGCAGGCCAGAAATTTGATACgtggacttgttggaaaggtggctgaaatatatatatatatataatgtatttatttgttatCTAAATATAGTCAATGTGCTGGGCGTGTGTGGTTGGTTGATCAATTAGTAACTCGGCAATTATGCAGATACTCTAATGGTAGTAATCTTCAATGCGCTCTCTCACTGACCTCTTCCCATTTTGATTACAGGCCAGGATTAAGAAGATTATGCAGACTGATGAAGAGATAGGCAAAGTGGCTGCCGCCGTTCCTGTCATCATATGTATCCGTTCTTCTCACCTGAACGCTTCATCTGTATTTCATTGCAAGTTCACATGAACTGCATTTCAAAGCGTGTATTTTTTGCCAATGACAATATGGAGATTATAGGGTTAATTGTTTGTTGTGCAGTTTGAATGAAAAGTCATATGACTCTCTGTTTTGACTTTTGAGGGGTCGTGTGCCTAGTAAGAGTCTAGCAATCACTCTTGAGTCGTTGCGAAATGTCTAACTGTTTAGTTATTGAAGCCCAAATAAACCACTTTGGTCCTGTGTGGCTAGTGTCTACCTCCCCTTAACTCAACCACCAGCACGAGCTCTGGAGCTGTTCCTGGAGTCTCTCCTGACGAAAGCCTGTCAAGTCACCCAGTCCCGGAACGCAAAAACAATGACGACGTCACACTTGTAAGTCATGTATTCAGTTATCGGTGTTGGTCATAAGTTCAGTAGGGCTACAGATGTTCAGCGTTCTTGTCTATCGGTGCTTTTTTGAAGAGATGGGGACGGTATTGTCTTTTTAAACAGTGTGTGTCTTGGTAGAAAACAGTGCATTGAGCTGGAGCAGCAGTTTGACTTCCTGAAGGACCTGGTAGCGGCAGTGCCTGACATGCAGGGCGAGGGAGAGGACAACCACgcagagggaggggaaaaggtTGCACGCAGGTAACGGACCCCGAACGATACTAACTGTTGACGTGGATAGGATATTACTGATGGTCTACTAAAGCTTTGTGTGTCGGTGAATGTGTGAATTATGCAATCTTGACTTTGTACTTGGTGTCCTCCAGAGGTCGAAAGCCGGGGTCAGGCCGCAAGAACGGAGGAGTTGGCTGCAAGGGCAAGGACAAGAAGCTATCAGGCACAGACTCAGAGCAAGAGGTGGGTGTTGGCCTTAAATTTAGCAGCCACAAAGCATAAGCTTAGCTTAGATAACAGTAACGTTTTATAGAGGGCAATGTTAGTTAGTTTGGCTTGGTGGCCAATTGAAGTTATCAGGTGTAATTTGGGTGGGTGGTGAGGATGTGAGGATAGAGGTTTATTTAGCTTTTCGTTGCCATGGGAACAGGATGACTCCGAGGACAGCGAGACAGACGAGGATGAGGAAGACGGGTCTCAGTCAAGCACAAACCTGCAGCCACAATCCCGATTCCACAGGTAATGGACATGGACAGGCGCGCACACACAGTTAACCACCACACAACTGTACTCTTTGCTAATGTGCTTTCCTGGGTTGTATTCGGGCATTAACTTTCCATTTCACACagtttcaaaacatattttcttaACTGAACATGACCCTTTTGTGTGCGGGTACTAttactaaaggtgttgtcccCCTCTTCTGCCCTGTGCCACAGCCCAGACACCATGCCACCCCAGTACCTCCACATGGACACCGCACAAGGGGGCCTGGCCATGCCCCTGGGCTCCTTTGCCCCCCACCCCTCGCTGATGGGCACCGCACCCCCACCTCCCCCCTCCATGCCGCACAAAGATGAAGACGATGATGATGAAGACTACGACTCTTAGCTCCCCCCCGCTCTTTTTACCTTTAATTTTCTCTTAAGTTCTTCTCTTCTGTGGCTGCATTGAGAAAGAGGTGAGTCTGGGCAGATGCTCACATGCGGCCCATTGTTAAGGAAAAGCCTCCAACAACTGGCAGTAAGGTGTGTAGACATGACAGCTGGCACCACTGAAGACGAGTAATCGGTTGTATAttgtgtttaattatttgttattttaatgtgGAGGAAAAAAATGAACCAGGTTGTTTTATAAAGACAGGTGGTTGTTCTATTTGGACTAAAAATGTCAGTtgatgttctgaaaggcccccaGCTCAAGTACCGGTTTGATTAAGTCCCCCATTGTAGTTTGCACTTTGGTTATTCTCTCATCTCTGTTTTCTGCATACGTCATTGGTGTTCAACAGACATATCACTCCAGCTCCTTGTCCACTTCTTCAACGTCTGCTCTGGTTCAGTTGAGATGATCCAACTGTAATGCCTGTGCAGCCTACGTAGCCTCATAGAatactgtacacacagacaccTTCTCGAGATGAAGTCAGAGCAGTGGTCGGTTGTATTTTTGAAAGGGGTCAGCACTTTCCTATAGCAAAGGGAGATGAGATGATTGTCTGTGAGGATTCTGAATTTGGCAGAGCGGTTAGATCTTGGTCTTGCTTTTGGAGTTGGCCGTTATTGCACGTGGCTATTCCAATTGTTAGGGTGTGGGTAAGGAGATGTGTTTTACTGTAGGTTATGAATTCTTCTCAATGTGACTTGAGTTGAGGATTTTCCCCTTTTTAATGCAACTTTTTATGACGATAATTGATCCTCCTGAAGACCTTGGCCGTTAGCTTACGTCAACCATATTCACATGTCATTATGCTAATGATTACAACTCCAATTGGTTGTTTTTGTTGATTTGAAATATGAGTGACAAGTCACTGCTTTTGAGGTAAAATATGTTGTGTTGTACCCCCTTCCCCACCCCAACTATCTCCTTCTTGAAGACAGATATTTCTGTGCTGGCTATTCTTATCTGAAATGTACTGTGATGCTCCTCCTGGACCATAACTTTGTTTTTAAAGTTGTTAAACCGCTCACCTTTTCGCCTATAATTTGTTTTCAAAAATATATCGTCCCCCCACTTGGAATAAAATTCTCctttgtattgtatttttttcttctctcttttaGATTGTTTTAATGTACACATTGAAACGCAGAGAAGGATAGGGCTCCCGTTTCAGTGTCTCTTGATATGAAATGTTTTAAGGTAGGCCGTTGAACTTGACGCTGTATGTAaaattttaacattttattttgtatGGGTGAAATAAAGTTCAGATTTCAATAAAACACTGCCCaactattattttttttattttacattaaaCGGCATGAGATCTTTTACCAAGCGTATCTGTGATATTACAAGCCACAATGCCATACGCTATTTGTTGTTGAGTCCATTGAAACTGGCAATGAACTTCATTCCATTGGCACCTAAGCGAAACATTTCACAAGGCTTCACCTTACGACTACACAGGAGTGTAACACATTGTTTGAGTTCAACCCAAACCCATCCTACATTCTCTGGACTTCCCATTCCCATATGGAAAATCTGTACATTTCTCTCTAAGCCGCCTTCATGTCTCCTCCAAATACTTCCCGTCTCAGACTCCAGGTATAGAATAGAAATGGCCGACCATGCATTAGTACTCCTACGAAGTGTGTATAAACGTTTAACAATGGATGTTTGTCACCACagctgatgtgatgtgtgttttcCTCTGTCAAGGCCATGTTGTTATCAACAGAGTCGGCAAGGTGATTGAAGTGCAAGCCAGCACAGGTCTGTTCTGTGGGAGAGATTCCCATGGAGGGAAGATTTGATTCGATTAGAAACACTGAACAAAGAAAATACTCTTTCTGAAAAGGCAGTTCATTTTTTGTTCTCCGTGTGCACTGTGAACCCacacccttccctccctccctctgagtTTGGTTTCATATTGTAAATGTAACAGCAGGCCTGGCTTGGCCACCAGGCCACAAAAACAACTGCCTTCTTCCTGCACAAGTGATGAGTCAGCGCTGGGTAGCAGGGGTGGGGGTGTTTGGCCGGGGTTATGGGAGGGGATTTACTTTCGGGGCGGCGGAGCAACAAAGGCCTGCCATGGGGCAGGGGAGCCATCAAAGGCCTCAGAAGGAAGCACACTGTTTCCACACAGCAGTACAGGGCAAAGGTGCCCTAGGTGGCAAAGTTTCAGGTTTCGTCTGTCTCAGACCCAAATAGCATGACATGTTTTATGTTTATTCAATAGATGCACCTCTTCAGAGAAACAGCTACACTAAAGTGTTTTATGTACACTTTTGCATATTACACCATGCATAATCAACCTCATTAGTATTGGAGACTATGTAACCTATTATAGGCCTTATTAACTGAATTATATTTATATCTCAACATTTGCACGTTGGACCACTAACTTGCCAAATACGAGtgtatttatttctcacacagatATTCCAGTGAACCTCATATAGAAAACGGGAATTAGTCCGCATATTACTGCTGCCTCCACCAGAACGCGAGTTGCGTTGTTTCTGTCACCTGGGgcgtattcattccgccgattctgttgtaAAACATTTCTTCAATGTAAGCAAACGAAAAGAAATGGGGAGTGACCTAACTGAATTTGTCCAAAGTAAACTCTGGGTTTAGTTGCAGAACGGAAGCACTGTTTGGACTAATGGAGAGTTCGTTTTGCATGGCCCCGTGCCCCGGGTGAGTGGAGATAATATTGaaggaccaatggaatggtcaAAAATCTACTGACTCCGCCCAGGGGCACCGGACCATGAAACACGAAATCGCCCAATGATTAAACCCCTGACGCTTTCTTTTCCTGCTGGGAAAAAAGTTACTAAACCACACCCTCTTCTCTGACTGAAGGCACAGAC
Encoded proteins:
- the LOC139416162 gene encoding dr1-associated corepressor-like; translated protein: MPSKKKKYNARFPPARIKKIMQTDEEIGKVAAAVPVIISRALELFLESLLTKACQVTQSRNAKTMTTSHLKQCIELEQQFDFLKDLVAAVPDMQGEGEDNHAEGGEKVARRGRKPGSGRKNGGVGCKGKDKKLSGTDSEQEDDSEDSETDEDEEDGSQSSTNLQPQSRFHSPDTMPPQYLHMDTAQGGLAMPLGSFAPHPSLMGTAPPPPPSMPHKDEDDDDEDYDS